The DNA segment gcggctctTCTCTTTATCCAGCGGTGTGCAGCAGAGCTGGAGCCTAGTAGGGACAAGCCTCAGCCTCCGAGCGGCGGTCTTCGTGCCAGGGCAGTGGCAGCGGCTAGCGGCGGACTcggggagaagaggaggaggcggtaAGGCCCGCACCACCGAGAGGCTGTGTTCTGTGGCGGCGACCTTCGTGCCACCGTGTTTTTTGTGTAGGGTGGAGCAAGGCTGAGCTCACGTAGGCGGCCAGCTCGATTTTGAGCCagctcatttatttatttatttcctgAAAATGCCAATACTACTGGTGGATAATAGCTGGCAGCGATAGCAatccgactatcactgccgttGCGTATTGCAGGttccaaaaccgacagtgaaagccAGCTTGGAACTGACAGTGAAAGgctattatgtagtagtgtgtgtgtatatatatatatatatatatataataatttgtCTCTATGTTTTTGCAGAATTTTTTTCAGAAAGAAGAAAACCCTATAAAATTTCTCATCAAATGAGGGGGAAAAAGAAAGATCTATACAACTATACTTTCGATTGTAGTCGATCACTGGAATCGTATAGCATATGCAACTATATATTTTAAACCATATGTATCAAAGTTTTACAGGAAGAAAGCTACGCCCTCTAGGGTTGTTCTTGATGTGCAACCAATCAGTTTTTTCTGTAGTTGCAACCCAGCTGTGCTCGATGTGACCGTTACGTTACTTCCTCTGCATCTAACCACTAGGATTGCCATCCCAATCCTACAACCCTAATCTGTCAACCACATCCATATTTAGCATATCTAAAAGCTAGCTTTCCTTGCGTCGTGGTGGTGTATCTTCCTGTTCCAGGCAACAACCCTAGCTTCTTTCAAGCTGATCAAAGCATCTATGCATCATCGCCTTGACATGGCCTTGTAACCGATCAAGGCGAGATGGATAGCATTGTTCACGTGGTGTCGATGTGGTCACACAAGATCACAAGTTTTTCTTACGAGTCAAACAAGCTTAGAAGTTAGAATAGGGTAATTAGCGTACTTCAAACACGGTGATGCCCGTTGGTGTGCTAGCTAACGTATGTTTTCAATACGTGGAATTTCATAAGTTATGATGAGTTAGCACAATCATATAGCAAAAATAGTTAATTTTCTAACGTCTAAGTTGATAAGAAAAAGTAGACAATATAATATACTCATATTTCAATACTCCACCTCACCTCACGTGCAGCTTAGTACACGTGATGCCTTGAACGTGGAATATGCATGGGTGTGGTGCAATTCTTATTTAAGTTACGCTAGCCAGAACTGGAATTCAAAACATTAactttttatttattaaatGTAAGACATATGTCTCCGATACCATATTAAATCACATGTAGTTAGTAGATGGATTCTAAAAGTTTAAGCTGATAAGAAATTATGAGCGATATAATCCTCATGTGGCGCTGATGTGCTCAAGCTTAGGAGTTAGAATTGGGCACTTAGCGTACATCAAATAGGTGATGCCCGATTGGAGCTCTATGTACATTTTCGATACATGGCGTTTCATAAGCTATGATCAGATAGCACATCATGTGGCAAgggatgagagagagggagaggtggcTTGACAGAGAGAGGTATGGCTTGGTTTCTCACATGTATGGGCACGCGCGCGTTGATACATAACGGACCAACTTTTTGTGGTTGTGCAAAGGTGTTGGGCATGAATATATTTCCAAAATTGTTTGGGCAGACGCAGAACACAAATGGCTGCAAACAAGCCATGGAgcccatcttttttttttcagttaatTGGAAAAAGTATATGGCAAGATGTATATATCAACGTGATTGCTAATTGGAGTGTGTCCGCTAACTGTCTAATCAACTTGTAAAACATTTGTTTGACGGACATTTAATTAACAGGAAGTCAAATTCTTCCCATTAAAAACCAAAACTACTGTCAGCTAGCTAGAAACTGAAACTTTGATCGAAAAAAATGGCTGccgatactctctctctctctctctctctcgatcacTATCTGGCTTTCTCTCCTAGCTTCTAAGTTCCAGGCTATAAAAGGACTTGCCATCCCTCTCTCACTAATCcaacttctctttctctctccctacAACTTCTCAATTAAGCTAGCTAGATCGATCGCTACTCTCTCCCtatctcccccctctctctctttatcTCTCCTTAGAACTAATTCGtcacagaggagcaggaggaggagcagcaccGCCGAAGCCATGGCATGCTCCCTCGTCCCTGTAGTGCTCGACGACCACCACGGTCACCACGAAGGAGTGCAGAAGCAGCAGCTGGAGCTCCGGCGCGGCCCGTGGACCGTCGACGAGGACCTCACACTCGTCAACTACATCGCCAACCACGGCGAGGGCCGCTGGAACTCCCTCGCCCGCGCCGCCGGTACGCACTCACGCcggccacctctctctctctctctctctctctctctctatctggcatgtgcatgcacgcatgcatgaATCATATATAATCGGTCACTGATGTTACACACGTTCGCTCGCGTGGCGCCTGCATGCAGGGCTGAAGCGGACGGGCAAGAGCTGCCGGCTCCGGTGGCTGAACTACCTCCGGCCCGACGTGAAGCGCGGCAACTTCACCGCCGACGAGCAGCTGCTCATCCTCGACCTCCACTCCCGCTGGGGCAACCGGTAACCAATCAAACAACCAACTATGTATATATCAACTCCTTGTCAGCATTACGTCAGCAGTGTTCCCGTCGCCGACCACGCCGCCCGCCGGCAACGATCGTCGTCGCGAGTGGTGCGGCCACGGCCACTACTTTAATTGTACGCACGTGCACGGTACTGCTACCCGTAGATGTGGACATTGTACGCGAAGCACTGCAAGCTTATAGCATGACACGACACACAAGGCGCAGTACAGATCGTACAAGTCTTCTCAAAGTGAAATTAAAGCTGCACGAGTTTCAAAGCTGCACGCCTCTACTTCCTCTCTCCACACTCTACCAGCTAATTTACTTTTTTCCTCCTTTCTTATATATTAGATTCTGTTTGAAAGAACTTTAGAATAGGATTAGaaatttatatgataaaataaaatagtttaaacatCTGCTTTCTTATAAAATAAGAACAAAATACGTCAGTTAAGGATTCTCAGTCTATCTATAGTTtcagctctaaaaatttataagcTAAAAGTAATcaactttaaaaaatttaaaactaaaactCTACTAAACATCCTCGTGCTTCGATTCCCTCCCTTGAGTTTCCTCTAATTGCATTTCCGCCCTCATTCGAATATAATCCTCTCAGATGGTCAAAGATCGCGCAGCACCTGCCCGGAAGGACcgacaacgagatcaagaacTACTGGAGGACCCGGGTGCAGAAGCACGCCAAGCAGCTCAACTGCGACGCCAACAGCAAGCGGTTCCAGGACGCCATGCGGTTCCTCTGGATGCCGCAcctcgtcgacgtcgacgaccaccgccaccgcctcctccaggcccagcagcagcagcagcagcatgccgACGACGTCCATGCCCTGTCCGCCGGCATGGTGACGTCCTCGTCGGACTCGTTCGCGACGTCGGAGTCGTACGACGACGGGGGCCTCTATGCAAGCGTGCACGCAGCAGAGATGCTGGTGAACGGCGGAGATTGGGTGCAGGAGGCGAGCCAAGGGCTGTGGTCTGATCAGTGGTCGGCACCGGCCAACGGTAGCCAGTTTCAGGACCCGGAGCTCAGTGGATGGGTGCAAAGCTTCTCTGAGGGCGTTACTGAGAATTTTTGGACATTGGAGGACATTTGGAAGATGCAATGAATAACTACATGATTTCAAGGGCCATTATATATATGCGTTTATTATGGTGCTGTGATTAATCATAGATAATTTAAGGAAGAAAAGTTGAGTCTGTAGTTAGTTTATTTTTACTTCAAAAGTGAGGATAAGAAAGTTTCTACTGCTcccttctaattttttttattttttggtggGCTCTTAGTTTTTGCCTCTTAAAGTTTCATTCTTCTAGAGGTTGAAAGGAGAGAGCATTATTTGTATCGAAACACTATTGTATAATGTACAATTATACAGATTATTGGTACTAAAACTTTTGGGCACTTATTTGAGTCCAAATGTCTTTTCGTCAGATGCTTAATTTCCTACTGATATCTCAATTGATGTCGTCTAATTACTAGCAATCTTTAGAAGTTCATATActgttagagagagagagttaacTAGTCCCAGCCTTTAAGTTGCTCAATATTcaatatttctcttttttttcttcgagaACACGCAGGAGAATCTGTGCACCAGTTGCATTATTGACAGATACTAGGTTACTCGATCAAATTTCTCAATAAGAAATTAAGAATTAAAGAAGTAGTATCATATATACTACTAGCTAGGAGAACTAACTCCACTCATATTTGCCTTGCTTGCAATCTGAAAATAGGAAAAGGAAGGAAGCTAGGAAAGGAAGGATAAGCGACAAAGGACTTTTGCCTTTGCATCACATAAAGACTCACACAAGTCAGaacactgcatgcatgcatgacttgCTCCTTAACTTGACAGAGAGAAAGTGGCAAAGGTAGCCGGAAGTGTTATTTTTGTCATAAAAATAAGACAATTAACCACCTCATCTTTGATTGTTGTTTTGCCTATTTCGTATGATTTATCATCTAGATGGCTTCAAACCTTTATTTGTCTCATAGTGTGTCCCATATGATGGGAAATTGGCTATGTGGCCTTAGTAAAAACCTGAAAGCTCATATATAGGTTGGAGCAGCTACTCTTTGTTGATCGTTATGGCTATGCagaaataatattgttttttaTAAGAGAAAAATTTTATCTCCACTGCAAGTTATCTATGCATGTACACATTGGATAGTATTTGGTAAGTGCTTCAGTAGTCGGAGGCTCGAGAGATGGTAGCAACAGCGTGCACACAGTTAGAGCAAGTGGTCATGACACCCTTTACTAGCCATGGATAGGGCTTTAGGCTTGGGATCACTAACCTCCCACCATAATGTTACTTGATTCATTTTCATTGGTTCAAAGTGTGTTTTATGTGTACTTggatcttttgttgtctttattCTTTGGGCTATGTGCATCCTAACCATGCAAAGGCCATGAGTGAGCTCTTATGCAGTCATATTATCTTGATGTAACGATGGgagttaataaagcttttattataaaaaaaatgcatgacTTGCACCTAGCTCCAATCTACCTAGAGATTCTCCCAAAAATCATTTGTTCGATCAACCTCCACTAAAAATTCTCCAACGCTGCCACATGCCTAAATCCCCAGGCGTAGCTTTAGTCTcaagactttttttttctttttccaagtTTGAAGAAGGCATTGTGTAACATCTTGAGTTTTGAAATTTAGAGTTTAGTAAAATCCAccccttttttaaaaaaattctaattaattaaaccaacataaaatcaaggaaatatattattttggctaagtattccaaagagcaccaaattaatttctaaattaatctcttcaataatttgaatcatatgcattttggtttatttttttatggttctttgagtggagatttgaatttgaatatctctcaaattcaaatctatttcttagattcaatttagctaaaatccaaattaattcaaatcttttgaattcaaatcctctcccaaAATCAGGgtttcaaatccaaatcctaattcaaataatcttatttgaattaaataccaaattcaaatacttctaattgaatttaatcccctaatcttttattttctctttttcctgcTCGAGTCGTTCCTCTCTATCTTTTATCTTTGCACAGCCCGACCAGCAGCCCAACCACGCGGCCCAGCCCCCTCACCCTTCCTCGCGCCCGTGGGCTACCGCCACGACGCCATCCAAGCATAGTGACGCGTTTGCTCTCCCGGCCCAACACTCGCGCACTCGTGTCAGCCCGTAGCAGCACACTCACCCACTCCCCTTTCCCCCACTACCACGTGGACCACGCCGCCCGcgctcttctccctcctctagCGCACATATGGCGATGTTGCTAGTCGCCACCGAGGTCGACGCATTCAATGTTGCCGATGACTTAGGTgccctctctctatctctctctctctctcccccccctcTTAGCGTTCGTGCACCCAAAAAAGCCTGGCAACGCGCAACTTTGGTGACCGCACACGTGGATGGCCGGCGCAGCACCACCGCCATCATGCGATTTCCGTAGACGCCACCACCAAGAAGCCAAGTCGTGACCTCTCACCATCGTTGTCACCTCCTGCTCCCCATCACCTTATAAAAAGGGAAGCCCATACCCCATTTCCCCTTTCTCCCCTGTCTGCTCCGCCGCCGCTGTCGCCGCTCTACCCCACGAGTAGCTGAGGAGCAAGAGCATCGTCTTCCCTGTGTTGCCCTTCCTTGTCCAGAAGCCAGAAGGGAGCACGCGAGCCCGAGGCCAAGCAGAAGCCGTTGTCATGGGAAGCTCTCACCACCGATCGCCGTCCTCCCCTTCGCCGTCTCTGAGCTCAATGAGCTTCCCTAGCCCTCCTACTCCCCTTAGGTATCATGTCTTTGGTCATGGGATTCTTCCCCACCGCCAACGCTCTTCCTTGCCCTCTGTTGAGCCGGTCACCATGTTGTGTAGTTGTAGGAGCACCTATGGTAGCTTGTAGGTGCGCGAAGCATGTCAATCACAGGAAGGCACTGCCTAGTTCCACTGTTGCCGCCTTGACCCGCTCCGACCCGTCTGACATAGCTTCGGCTGTTACCTATCGATGATAAGCCCCAAACGGCTTCCTTGTGGTGAGTAGATGCCCGACGTGTGTTTCTCGTCGTGCACCCCTGGCAAGAACCCAACGCCAGCAAGTTCTCCGGTGCCAGACTAGCATGATTACTCATCGTAGCCTCCCTTTGTCGCTATTTTGCTCCGCCAGCGAGCCCACATGCGCACGCGTGGCTGGGCTCTGGCCTCGCTGGCGTGGCCTAGACGAGCAGGCCATGGCTCGACACATGAGCGGCCGGCCTACTGGCTAGCCCAACAGCCAGAGACCATGTGCCCGTGGACTAGCCCAGCTACCTTAACTCGTGAAGCCAAGCAGCCCGACCCCCGATGGGACATCCACTGTGCAACCCAGTCCAGGCCTATATCCAAGCCCAGATCCAACCCAACCCTAGCACTGTTCATTAGGCCCCACCAGGAACTGTTCACTGAGCCCCCTGTAttgttcagtgggtcccacctgtGGGCCTCACCTAGGGATAGTAGCTTTTAGaatttctcgatttaattttagattaaatcttgtaagagtcataacttctctgtttTGACTTCAATTTTAACGATTCTTTCatctaaattcatataaattcgagatctaccttTCTATAttagtgtgatatccattaagACTAATTTGGTTCTCTGTTTGGTATTATTTGTTTCTTCCCTAATATAGATCGTCGTTAATCGTAATCATGTTTGCAGAGCCGGAGGAATTCGTGGAGGAACCGAAGAACCCCGACTTCGACCAAGGTCTAGAAGAAGACTTAGAAGAAGAAAAGtcttatctccttgatcattttgatctCATGTTTTCAATAATACAATTAATCAACTTAAAACTTAACTTATCATCGCATGTGTTATGTACTGTGCTATTTCAATTATTTGCAGTAGTTAAATTCTATCAAACAATTATCATGCCTTAAATGTCATTATCTAGAATtccatgtcaccctaggattaccttctgttatctatattaacgtcgagCGACCctttgatatctagcatgcttaggatggaatacatctcttcggacATGTCGCTATGGTATACAtcttgtcacatcccaaattcataattgcatgattaagtctaattatgtgtcattagagtcatgattagttttgaggCAATTTATTTTAGAACACTAGTgtaattcgtttaaagtcaatcagacgagagaaagaatttcaggagagaaaataatcaaattcacaGTTAAAATGTACATTTTTCTCTAACACATAGGCCCACTTGGTTggccccaccacctctcccttcaCTTGGGCAACACCCACCTGCTCCCCCTCTCTACCCCTCACTCCACTCccatgctccctctctcctcaaccAGCCAAGCCAAGGAGCaagagctctccctccctctcaagctccatcttcccttctcccccaaaatcctaccttaagagaaggaatcgagatatgcatgtggtactcacgtgatcacgagctcatgagctatccatccatccattttatttttgttttcccaaaggattcgagcaggttttgatgtcttttgttgttcttggttgaagcagaAGGAGCATCggcgttcttcctctttccgAGCTTTTCCCCCTTCAACCGACAGTCCCCAAGATCGACAAAGCATATTGGGTGAGTCACCTAGGATTCCATGGCATAGATGCacgttttggttggatgaatcccTAGTTTCAAGCTTCGGTTGtgaagttcttgagttcttgagttTTGAAGCTAAAATGTGAATTTGTGTGAGTTTTatgttaggaatcatgttgctaggttggtgagtgagttctagactctataaactctctcaaacatgttttcCTTTCGTTTGGAGAAGCGCAAATAAAATCGACCGAGATTTGCCCCTTGAAGTAGCCTATCTGGACAACTCGAATAATCCagattgacccggatactcctgGTAGACCTAAAGAAACCCCATTGAATTTTTCTCAGGAACTATAGCGATTTAGGATGTAATTCGAGTCTAAAACCcttttgtatagtgtatatccatgttttggttgaatagatttagcatgcgagTTGAATTGGCCTAGGAAAACACTTTAGAAATCAACTCGACCAGAACCTAGATAGTCCGGATTAACCATGAGTGTCCGGCCCAATCTAGAGTATTCGGACTCAACCTGGAGGGTCCGGGTAAATAGGCGAGAGCCCCACTCAGAGCGTCGCCCGGAGTGTCCGGCCCAATCCGAAGTATCCAGactcacccggaggttccaaGTTGTTTCAAAAACGGCTCACCGAGAGCtctcacccggaggttccgaaaCTTGTatactccgagttcaacccagagtctTCGGCCTCATGTTACTTTTCCATTGTTTAGATCACAGGTTTCGTTATTCCTCCTTATGTCTTACacatttagcttgttgttatgcatattgtagcatacattatgcattttattcatactcatcattgcacctGTTCTTCTTTAGTGCATGAAGAACCGGAGTATGTCACGACCGTGGTTGAAGGCAATGTCAATCTACCcaagttttgcgagtgttgcacGGATAGCATAAGACAAACCCCaaagcagcaaggtaagcatctaagcatatttctcccaATACTTTAGATCTCGTATGATATGatgtgataaatatgctttatgtatgttatgcatgagtttgaATCGATGTCgggttatgatgggtagaacctatgttgatgcactaattctcctatcttgaataattgttAATGTATATTCTTatagcctaggtttaatatgatgttgtctaacttGAAATGTTATTCGTGATTCTTAGCAAATGCTTAGGTCCTCCGTAGAAGTCAAGCGCAAAATTTTTCATCGTTTGCGAGCATAAACTTTAATTATTTGCACAATAATCATAATaatgggttgatgatgttggttagATGAGTGGGGtggatgaggtgagatgtgggcggtgttaggggtgtttgtcctgcccgggtgtggagttcccctgggtaggttgggagagggGCCCGAATactgtagaccgcttgtatcgtttaagcaccgatcgatgttgcagttggctttagcactttttgtacttactacatgtcttATATGGGAATGATAAGCTGATTACCTTGGTAGCTATGGCTTTTTAGCGTACAGGTCGAGGGTGTCCGGTATGAGGCTAGTTGAGGTATCAAGTTTGCTtcaggagtagttctggataacCCCGCACCTATCAGTGCATGATCAAACGGTcggggcttattggaaaaggttgatatgagtacccccttgtatggacctgtgtggtcatacaagtcatatgatcctcaagtcgtgtTGGTAAAGGGGTAcctctgtagggtgtaaaaatattttgaaagacCACGTTCTCGATTATGAGCATACTTTTGTCCATTtgtagcagtcgtagagttacaaaTGTGGTTTGatatggttgagatggttcgttACGAATGTTACTATTATGGTTCCTTTTATATTTTGTTCAGTTAATAtttatgggctagtttgttactttggtcaagtatagatgcccacacatattttttttgtcaaatttggtttcacatatgaatttacttaaccatatggccgtattcttgctaacattctaatgcataatccttggagtcgggctatttataagtgtctattatggattaagtcttgtgagtacctttgtactcaacTGCTCtgcaggttttgcaggtgaggaggagttatTTTTTGTCTACTTAACGCCCACCGATGCGAGTGGCGGGAATggg comes from the Phragmites australis chromosome 22, lpPhrAust1.1, whole genome shotgun sequence genome and includes:
- the LOC133904957 gene encoding transcription factor JAMYB-like; translation: MACSLVPVVLDDHHGHHEGVQKQQLELRRGPWTVDEDLTLVNYIANHGEGRWNSLARAAGLKRTGKSCRLRWLNYLRPDVKRGNFTADEQLLILDLHSRWGNRWSKIAQHLPGRTDNEIKNYWRTRVQKHAKQLNCDANSKRFQDAMRFLWMPHLVDVDDHRHRLLQAQQQQQQHADDVHALSAGMVTSSSDSFATSESYDDGGLYASVHAAEMLVNGGDWVQEASQGLWSDQWSAPANGSQFQDPELSGWVQSFSEGVTENFWTLEDIWKMQ